The Thermoflavifilum sp. genome contains a region encoding:
- a CDS encoding aldehyde dehydrogenase (NADP(+)) → MSFTDATPAAIDQAVQHAWQAFLVYRKTTWPQRAQLLYRIAEVLEPHEAALVGLAMEETHLPESRLRNEFARTLFQLRQYAHAVETGIWTTFRINTASAESAPQPDVRKTYVPLGPVAVFGASNFPFAFSTAGGDTASALAAGCTVIVKAHPAHPRLSTEVADCIHQAIQQCQLPDGVFQHIYGASPAVSEMLVKHPLIKAVGFTGSYTAGKALFDIARQRKEPIPVFAEMGSVNPVFLLPEKLAQDATGIADMLAASITLSAGQFCTKPGLIFGIAGDALQQFTTQLAEKLSHTQGQLMLHEGIASAYREKIHSATRRQCTEPVVALSSLSQTLEAKPVLSTTSASQFMAHPALQEEVFGPYALVVACEHMEQMLQVVGQLEGQLTCTLMATEQDLLQHRHLIDALTLIAGRIIFNGVPTGVRVCTAMHHGGPFPATTDSRFTSVGADAIQRFVRPICFQHFPDRFLPPELQNANPWQWWRMVDDRLSQSRIE, encoded by the coding sequence ATGTCTTTCACCGATGCCACTCCTGCAGCAATTGATCAAGCCGTACAACATGCATGGCAGGCATTTCTTGTGTACAGGAAAACGACCTGGCCACAAAGAGCACAACTGCTGTATCGAATCGCTGAAGTACTGGAACCCCATGAGGCTGCACTGGTAGGCCTTGCCATGGAAGAGACGCACCTGCCCGAATCCCGCTTGAGAAATGAATTTGCACGAACCCTCTTTCAACTCCGGCAATATGCCCATGCAGTGGAAACGGGCATCTGGACAACATTCAGGATCAACACGGCTTCAGCCGAATCCGCTCCTCAACCCGATGTACGGAAAACCTATGTGCCATTGGGGCCTGTGGCTGTTTTCGGCGCAAGCAATTTTCCTTTCGCCTTTTCTACTGCGGGTGGAGATACGGCCAGCGCCCTGGCTGCAGGATGTACCGTGATCGTCAAGGCACATCCGGCCCATCCTCGTTTATCGACTGAGGTGGCCGACTGCATCCATCAGGCTATACAACAATGCCAGCTGCCCGACGGTGTATTCCAGCATATCTACGGCGCATCGCCCGCAGTAAGCGAAATGCTGGTAAAACATCCGCTCATCAAAGCCGTTGGTTTTACCGGTTCCTACACGGCGGGCAAGGCTTTATTCGATATAGCCCGACAAAGAAAAGAGCCCATTCCCGTATTTGCAGAAATGGGCAGTGTGAATCCAGTGTTCTTGTTGCCGGAAAAATTAGCGCAGGATGCAACCGGCATAGCCGACATGCTTGCGGCTTCCATCACCCTGAGCGCTGGTCAATTTTGTACAAAACCCGGATTAATCTTCGGCATAGCGGGTGATGCCCTGCAACAGTTCACCACACAGCTTGCCGAGAAGCTCAGCCACACACAGGGCCAGCTCATGCTTCACGAAGGGATTGCCAGTGCCTATCGAGAAAAGATCCATTCCGCCACCCGTCGGCAATGCACGGAACCCGTCGTTGCCCTGTCTTCGCTTTCGCAAACACTCGAAGCTAAGCCTGTGTTGTCCACCACATCTGCATCTCAATTCATGGCTCATCCAGCGTTGCAGGAAGAAGTATTTGGTCCTTACGCACTGGTTGTTGCCTGTGAGCATATGGAACAAATGCTTCAGGTTGTCGGGCAATTAGAAGGGCAACTGACCTGTACGTTGATGGCTACCGAACAGGATCTCCTCCAGCATCGTCACCTGATAGATGCGCTGACCCTGATTGCTGGAAGAATCATTTTCAACGGCGTACCTACGGGAGTGCGGGTATGCACGGCCATGCATCATGGTGGACCTTTTCCGGCCACAACGGATAGTCGATTTACATCGGTGGGCGCCGACGCCATCCAACGTTTTGTACGGCCTATATGTTTTCAGCATTTTCCAGATCGTTTTCTTCCACCGGAATTACAAAACGCAAACCCGTGGCAATGGTGGCGAATGGTTGACGATCGACTCAGCCAATCCAGGATTGAATAA
- a CDS encoding 4-hydroxyproline epimerase yields MIHKTFFCIDAHTCGNPVRVVAGGQPLLSGKDIREKRLHFIESFDWIRKALMFEPRGHDMMSGSMIYPPDDPDHDASILFIETSGCLPMCGHGTIGTVTVAIEQQLIQPRKPGVLQLDTPAGPVKAYYQQEGKKVKSVKLINIPSFLYAEQIEVDCPDLGLLTCDIAYGGNFYAIIDPQPHFPGMEYFRAEQLISWSRTIRERLNQHIRCVHPEDERIHGLTHVMWTGKPTLPHATARNAVFYGDKAIDRSPCGTGTSARMAQWYAKGKLKKGEPFIHESIIGSTFTGMIEAETTVGGQPAIIPSIEGWAHIYGYNIITVDEEDPFALGFQVI; encoded by the coding sequence ATGATACACAAAACATTTTTTTGCATCGATGCCCATACCTGTGGAAATCCCGTGCGTGTGGTGGCAGGAGGCCAGCCGCTGTTATCAGGAAAAGATATTCGCGAGAAACGCCTACACTTCATTGAATCTTTCGACTGGATACGCAAAGCCTTGATGTTTGAACCACGGGGACATGATATGATGAGCGGCAGCATGATTTACCCGCCCGATGATCCGGATCACGATGCTTCGATCCTGTTTATCGAAACCAGCGGATGCCTGCCCATGTGTGGACATGGCACGATTGGCACAGTAACAGTGGCTATTGAACAACAATTGATTCAACCCCGAAAGCCGGGCGTGTTGCAACTCGATACGCCCGCCGGGCCGGTGAAAGCATATTATCAACAGGAAGGGAAAAAGGTGAAATCGGTGAAGCTGATCAATATCCCATCGTTCCTGTATGCCGAACAGATTGAAGTGGATTGTCCGGATCTGGGCTTGCTGACCTGTGATATCGCTTACGGCGGAAATTTTTATGCCATCATTGACCCTCAACCTCATTTTCCGGGAATGGAATATTTCAGGGCTGAACAACTCATCAGCTGGAGCCGGACGATTCGCGAGCGCCTGAATCAACATATCCGTTGTGTGCATCCGGAAGATGAGCGTATCCATGGATTAACCCATGTCATGTGGACCGGCAAGCCCACGTTACCACATGCCACTGCCCGCAACGCCGTATTTTACGGTGATAAAGCCATCGATCGCTCGCCCTGTGGCACCGGCACATCAGCACGCATGGCGCAATGGTATGCAAAAGGAAAATTGAAAAAAGGTGAACCGTTTATTCATGAAAGCATCATCGGTTCCACCTTCACGGGCATGATTGAAGCTGAAACCACAGTGGGCGGCCAACCGGCCATCATCCCTTCTATCGAAGGCTGGGCACACATTTACGGTTACAATATCATCACGGTAGATGAAGAAGATCCTTTTGCCCTGGGTTTTCAGGTGATTTGA